A genomic window from Chitinispirillum alkaliphilum includes:
- a CDS encoding ABC transporter, permease protein encodes MIAPLRLIAVFGSFVLSAGKGIAGFLRNVQRYGNLCWLTFIRMPLLVKNPNITLEHMYTLGIESLPLVTVIALFLGSATVTQAAYQMDGLIPMRYLGVLVCKSVITELGPVITGMVVAGRVATGIAAEVGSMKTSEQLDAMNVLRLDPIRYLIIPKTVACMIMLPVLVIWANFVAIAIGAALTVWLTVDMTMYAYFSGLRIFFDSMDVYIGVAKTVVFGAIIALTGSHFGFETKGGAEGVGNATTKAVVVSAVLILVFDFLIALLVLEF; translated from the coding sequence TTGATTGCACCTTTGAGATTAATTGCAGTGTTTGGTTCTTTTGTGCTCAGTGCGGGTAAGGGGATTGCAGGATTTCTTCGCAATGTGCAGAGGTATGGTAATCTGTGCTGGTTGACATTTATCAGAATGCCGCTGTTGGTGAAAAATCCAAATATCACCCTTGAGCACATGTATACTCTTGGCATCGAGTCACTCCCTTTGGTCACTGTTATTGCCCTTTTTCTTGGCTCTGCAACAGTGACTCAGGCTGCCTACCAGATGGATGGACTTATACCGATGAGATATCTCGGTGTGCTGGTATGTAAAAGTGTAATAACAGAACTTGGACCTGTTATTACGGGAATGGTTGTGGCCGGAAGAGTCGCAACCGGAATTGCGGCTGAAGTCGGGTCGATGAAAACAAGTGAGCAGCTTGATGCCATGAATGTGCTACGTCTTGATCCCATTCGTTATCTTATCATTCCAAAAACTGTAGCATGTATGATTATGCTTCCGGTCCTTGTAATATGGGCAAATTTTGTGGCTATTGCGATAGGCGCTGCTCTAACAGTCTGGCTTACAGTGGATATGACCATGTATGCATATTTCAGTGGATTGAGAATATTTTTCGACTCCATGGATGTGTATATCGGCGTGGCAAAAACGGTTGTATTCGGGGCTATTATTGCCTTAACTGGTTCACATTTCGGCTTTGAAACCAAGGGCGGAGCAGAAGGCGTGGGTAATGCTACTACAAAGGCTGTGGTGGTTTCTGCGGTGCTTATATTAGTTTTTGATTTCCTAATTGCCCTTCTGGTATTAGAATTTTAA